The Helicobacter canis genomic sequence TCAATGCGCTATCGCCGATATAGCCGCCTACATCGATGATGTCCTTAGTCTTTAAGCGATCAAGGTGGCGCAGGGTATCAAGCCCGTGTTTGTAGAAAAACACAGAGCATTCAAGATTGTCTTCTGGGAGAAAGTAGCCATTGTAGTAGCATAGATTTGGTGCTAAGGGCAGAATCTTGGCATAAAACTCGTGGGCAAGTGTGTGTAGGGCGTCAAGCTCTTGCTGTGTGAGCGTGTAGCAAAGCCTAGTGCGGCTTGATATTGGGCTTGTTTGTATTTCTCGTGTGATGATTGTATAGGCTAGATTTACGCTTTCTTGTGGCATACCTGCTGTGAGTTTGGCAAGCTTTGGAAGTATATCTGGGTCATTAGTAAGCGTGGGCTGAAGTAGTCCATTTGGCTTTAAAGCTGTGAGATGCACAAGCTTGCGATAATTTCTTGTAGCATAGCACAAAATCCCACAGAATCTAAAAGCATAATCAGTGATATGGATATGATTATTAAACGCAAGCATACGCTTACTTAGGAGTTCCCCCCCCCCCCCGTTTGCTACGAGACTTGTATATCTCTTCCTTTGTATGAGTGGGAGTCCAAAGACAAGTAGGCTTAGGACATTATGGCTTTTTACAAGTGGGAGCCCTAGGATCTTGCGCTTTAGGCTAGCACCCCTATACTCCCAGAATCCAAACAATGATCGCAGTTTCATAATCGCTCCTTAAATGGTAGTGTAATAGTATGCAATTATAGCCTAGATCTCGCACATAATGCGATCATAGAGCTTCTCACTAGATTCTACTTGCGCGCTTGGGAATTTGGCGCGGATATAGGTGGCTTGGCGTTTGGCAAGCTGGCGCGTGTGGGTGGCGATAAGCGGCTCTAGCTCGCTAGATTCTAGCTCTCCGTCAAAATAATCAAGGCACTCTTTTAGCCCTATGGCTTTAAAGGGCTGGATAGATCGCCCATAGTTTTCTAGCAAAAACCGCGCTTCATCAAGCAGCCCAGAATCTAGCATAGCCTTGGTGCGCGCCTCTATGCGTGCGTGAAGCTCTGGCTTTGGCGTGTGTATGGTGTAGATTGGTGGCTTTGGGATTAGGGGGGATCTAGTGTGCGTGGCGAAATACACACTTGGGGCGAGCTGTGTAGCAAAGTAAATACTTAAGAGCTTTTGCACTCTATAAGTATCACTTGGGGCTATGCTCTGCGCACTTTGTGGGTCAATATCGGCTAAAAAGGCATAAGGGCTAGCTAGATTGCGTATGCGCTCTTCTATACCTGCTTGCTCTTCTTGGCTTAATCTAGGCATAGCTGATAGCCCTTCATACAGGCAGCTTAGGTAGAATCCACTT encodes the following:
- a CDS encoding FkbM family methyltransferase — its product is MKLRSLFGFWEYRGASLKRKILGLPLVKSHNVLSLLVFGLPLIQRKRYTSLVANGGGGELLSKRMLAFNNHIHITDYAFRFCGILCYATRNYRKLVHLTALKPNGLLQPTLTNDPDILPKLAKLTAGMPQESVNLAYTIITREIQTSPISSRTRLCYTLTQQELDALHTLAHEFYAKILPLAPNLCYYNGYFLPEDNLECSVFFYKHGLDTLRHLDRLKTKDIIDVGGYIGDSALIFQDYTQKSIHCFEASKSTYEKLLTTLRLNNTTRIIPINNALGAREEKLAISGGGLGAHLIKEQNDLNSEMTEVITLDSYVQKHNIQVGFIKVDIEGFEMEFLQGAKHTICTQKPTMLLSIYHQASDFFGIKPLIESWNLGYTFRLYKPLDDTISVETALICEMP
- the miaA gene encoding tRNA (adenosine(37)-N6)-dimethylallyltransferase MiaA, yielding MSQSKPLESTFAPHTPTILALVAPTASGKTELAIELATALDAEIFSIDSLSIYKHINIASAKPSQKALSQIPHHAINMLEPSEHCSAEVFCTLFAQALQACQKEFLLIVGGSGFYLSCLYEGLSAMPRLSQEEQAGIEERIRNLASPYAFLADIDPQSAQSIAPSDTYRVQKLLSIYFATQLAPSVYFATHTRSPLIPKPPIYTIHTPKPELHARIEARTKAMLDSGLLDEARFLLENYGRSIQPFKAIGLKECLDYFDGELESSELEPLIATHTRQLAKRQATYIRAKFPSAQVESSEKLYDRIMCEI